Genomic DNA from Prunus persica cultivar Lovell chromosome G1, Prunus_persica_NCBIv2, whole genome shotgun sequence:
TTTCAGTGGTGCAGAAAGGATCATTAAGAAACTAAATCCATGATGTTAAGTGTAACCTAAACACCACCATAAGTAACCAATGCCCATCTCTCCTTGTGAACCCATcattaaattaagaaaattataatGATCAAGTCTTATTTATTCCTTTAAAAGTAAGAAATAGATGGCATGGCCTAAAGATATCTGTACTTTTACTTATCTAGCTGAGAGATTAATCTAAAAAATAATGGACCAATGTTTGAATGAGAGTGATTAAAAACCATATAGATAGAGATTAGTGGTGATAAGAGATGGAGGAAAGGGGAACTTGGCACACATCACTTTCAGCAAAAAGATGGAAGGGCCAAAAACATACCTGTTCCAAGCACTTAAAAATTCAAGAGGCACCTTCAGCTACAAGTTCTGATTCTGTGATATATCACAACATGTCTCATGCCTTGAGAAGAAGTTAAGAGGACATTAATTAAAtacataattttcttttaagtttttttttttaattgtaaacacaagtcatagtttaaactataagaaaaaaaggatttcACATACACTACCATAATGTTATTAATATTCGAACCTAAAACCACTAATTTGTAagttctaatttttctttttaagtatTAATTTGATCTTGATATCAATCtatgtatataataatatgtgGATGTGGATGTGGATGTGGATTTGTATGTGGGCAtgccttctcttctcttgtcTTGTACTTTGTTTATTGGCTTTCTGAATATCCTGTGGTAACATGGGTTTGGTCATCATCTGTGATTGACTGTGACCCCATTATTGCACTCATTTTCATAGAATTCATGCACGCGCCTGAACATGCACTACTTACTCCCACACGAATGTGTTTTGCTCTTAACTTAATCCATCATGCGTGTGGGATATGTGTAAGTTCGGATCACCAACGAGTTCTTGGTAtaatggtatttttttaagaatatcgaaataaatttaagttttgaatctctctcttctttctctgtgatataaaaagaaatttggattttcttcttattttctatACACTAATAATATTATGTACATGTCAAAAGGGCTTTTTAGGTTGTAGCTTAAGTTATTAAGAGTAATTATCTATGTATATGAGGTTATGTGTTCAAATCTCTCCACCTCCGTAACGATGAAGATAGTTATCGCGCAATTACCCCTCCAACTTCTTATGTAATGTACATTTTGTTTTGCTATTGTCAATTACTCGATAAACAGTTTTTAGTATAGAATTAAAATTGAGGAAAATTAAAAGCAGATTGAGGTTTTCTCAACGCATCCTTAAAGAGAAGAGGTCTTGCATAGAAAATTTCTAAAATCatatgtatataagtataacCTAATTAACAACTAGACAATATGACATGTTATACTATATGATGAGAGATAAACTTAGAACTTGATGGAGAATATCTCATGCCCGGATGCTTCCCCAAGGAGAACaactttttcttatattttaaatagttttgtGCTTTATGTACCGGTGTTTTTGATCTGTAAGCTTACAATGCAGTGAGTGTTGTTCATTCTCTGCTTGGTCCGTAGTCCTACGAAGTTTcttaaacaatcaataaaattaCTGCGTAATCAAATGGATACCAAACAATAaatcattaatatattattggtaaactattaatttgtataaaaaatccAACCTGGGACGGCTACACTACATGCATTATATATGGGCGGTTTTGGGTTGGCCACGTGAACCATCCACATGACACATAATATCATCgcattttaaataaaaataaattctaagacctatgagagagagagagagagagagagagattgtaatctatttccatttttcttggagacGATGGTGTCATTTCCTAATTCCTAGCTAGCTCTCTAGATGTGTGATTTCATTATATTGGGAATCTAGTCCCTTTCGCTCCACTTGGCATGAAGCGCTGACTGTGTACACATTTCAGGGCTCATTGGTTGCTAAcaaatttgattattattaagAAAGAATCCAATTAACTTGACTTGCAACACTACTTTCCCTCAAATGTCATGTCAGTTGTTTTGTCGGTGTATGTGGACGTGAACACTGTGAAGCGAATGAACCCAATCCCCATCCCTATTTTTAGTGTCTCCGATGTATACGTGGATTAATGTTGTTCATTAGATATCGATTGCACTTCGTTTCGTGATGGATTCaagaattttctttctaaaattaAGATGAATTCTCGAATGTTACTTTATTTAGCGAATAAGAGCATTTAACGGATAAAATTAAGAATATACTAGTTGTACACACAAACGGATTTACAGTGGGGTCAAACGACCTCATGGACTCCATAAAAATAAGTTTGAAGGTCTTCTTAAACTGACCGTGCGACCCTCCACTTATTTGCTATTTGGCCTGAACGAAATGGCTCCTGCGCTAGGAAGAATAAGATGCTGGGCAAAACGACGTCGAGTTTGGCCTATTGGGCAGGGCCAAAGTGGGCTTAATTTgtgtttccaatttttatttttatttttattttccttaggAGCTTACCTTATTTCGATTTTCagcatttaagtaaatgtctttggcCTTTTactatcatttatttttatattactcaatttacttaagtttactatgtaaataaggaagtaccccccatttggattcaaataaaaacactagaaaatcaaattcccaccaaatcaaaatatgaaaaatcggttttagtgcaaaatacgatttaggctaaaaataatggctcattaagtcaatatatagttcatattaaaatcccataaaatcaagttttcttatttgatgtgtaagaaataaaagccgccaaaaattatcttgagaaaatgattatttcaaaaaaccatttttcatacttagtcaatattgcacttccgttaaaaaatttctagaTCCGCCAGTGcccatgaaataaaatttctgAATCCGTGACTGGTTATACACATTTGAGTTGGTGGTCCTTCGAATCCTTGTTAAAGataatttgattgattgagaACCGTAATGCGTATTGGTCCACTTAGTTGATCTTAGGTTGGAGAAAGCTCCATGGGTAGTACTAAATCAACGTCCATGATCGTGATAcgaattttcattttgggaAATCAAATTCTTGGCTGATAATGGGGCTCTTGATTCTTTTAACTCGCCAACATTATTATGGCCACAGAATCACAGCATGCAGACCCACGATGGCAACTCCTATTGCAAAAGTAGACAATTTATTCTGTAATGACTTAAAACTGTAGAATCTTGGCTTTAGTAcgtacaaagaaaaacaacatataCGTATGTACTATGCCCAGATGCTCAATCTTCACTTCACTCAAATCTATCGGGCTAGAGCTAAAGCTCGAGCTCAAGACAAGTTGGATCAGGCTGTGCTGAAGCTTGAATTAATGTATGTTCCAAAATTCGAAAAATACATTTCGAGCCATgtcaaaaatcgaaaaataCATTTTGAGCGATTAACAGTTGTTGATCGACCActgtagaaaaaataaaacactcTAAGTTGGCATGTTGAGTCTCAACATTGATAAATTACTAGATCAATTTGGACTTTATAGCGTCGAGGTGTCGTGCGCTTCCTTAAGTCGTGACTATATACACCCTGATAATAACTTGAGTGCTTATATTAACTTGATGTTAGATGGACTAATTATACGTATAGATGGTAAATTTTAAAGAACATatagaatttgtaataaaCAACTTATAATTTGAGTTATAGTTTcctctaaaacaaattaaacattactaaattataaatatttgctctaaacatataattattgaatatttaaatattttatatacttATATTTTCTACTTCGGTCCCCTCTAATTTTACAATTCTAGCTCTCCCACTGGAAGGAAGGCGAGGGATGGTACCTATGAATCATATTTCTTCTCCTCATGCATGAACCCTTATCTAGTTGTACAGCAGACACAACAAggaagataaataaaaaaagtgatggtgatggtgatggcaTCTTCAAGTTGTTTGATATGGATTGCCTGGAATAAGCACGCGTTGTACCCTATTTGAGGCACAAGACGTAATCTACTGGGCCCCACCACCTCCTCACCCTTTATCGATCCTCCCTTGTGGTCTTTGCACTTTGCTATTTAAATACATCCCTTGTTTGGTTACAAGCAGAGCCGCAACATACACCCTCTCTGCCTAACTTTATATAACTATTCAGCACATGCTACTTTTACATATCCACAAGTCCTTGAAAACTGTGAACGTTTTTATAATGGAggcaatttatttattttatttttttttaacaagggGGCACAAATAATCTGGACATTTCCAATTTAGAGAAATGATAATCGTGATTAATTAGGATTTCTATTTACGACAGTGGAAGTGAGTGGGGCAATTGTCACTCATTTTCTCAAACAAGCACaatctttgttggctttggtGTTATACAAGAAATGCGATTGGGATATGATCGAGAGAAACGTTAGgtgaaaatatttaaagtttaaaattttggaatccgtaaattaaaatttttgaagttgaCTTAAATGGTAAGAGAGTGACGAAATGAATTAGAATTATAATAGGGAAAAATGTTTCATTCGatgtttaaaaaacaaatcagtaATAGAGGAACTGGTTTGATCGTGGCCAAATGAAGATAAACACCTCAGAATTATTCATGACTATTTTTTTCCAAAGGGAAGATATAATATCTAAAGAGACCTTACTTGAATAAATGTGAAAATTATTACACAACTTATGACATGTTGCCAAGGGAATCTCACTCAGAGGTCATTttctttatctatatatatcttGAAGTTTTCAAGCTGTGAACAACTGTTAGTAAAGTCGTCCTTATAGATATTCCCAAAGTCCCTCTCAACACATATAAATCAGATTTGAAGATTTTAGATGTTTCTAGTGGTTGAGACTAATTGGACAACATCGCTTGTGGAACAAAACTACAAATACAACGTCATTTGGGGGGGGGGTTGGGGGGAGGGGTTGAGCGTGGTTGCTGTGACGTGGGTGGCAGCGGCGATGGTGATGGTGGCAATGGTTGAATTGACGGTGGGgatggtagtggtggtggccAATGGCAACAAAATATGTCTTGTCTTGATCCATAGATTTACCAACTTTTCCGGcatttaattttcatattatcATGACATGTCTATATATTCACGAATCACAACAAATAAGTTATTACTCATCTTTTGGATGTATAAAATAGATATCCATTAGAGCAACAAAGAATTTTATTAGAATTTGatgataattaaattacaaaatgataaataaaatattaataaatgtgTCATGGACCACGGTGATATCTCTGAGAATTGAGATGGGTGGGATAGTTGGCAAAATAGACACATGTCACTCACCCAACCTTGTAACTTGTTTGGGTTTGTTATCAGCTTAtcatgtccttttttttttccaagtgGGGAAGATCTAATGGTCACTTTGTGATTTGACCTGTTGGGGGGGACTAAATTGTTTGATTCTTCAATCGTCAATTCTTTCATGTCATCACTCATGAATGCTCAATTTCGAAACaagaatattaattttactgaacaaatttcatttgttGATTTGTTCGACTACCTTTTTTCTGTAATCAAATCATGCAAGTGGGAGTAGCCTGAATTGGGTCATGACTCTTGAGGAACATTATGAATTCATTGAATTCTATAGGTATCTTTCCTTGACTTCTATTAATCTCATCTCCCTCAAAAAGAGAATTTgtttaaaagaacaaagagaatatatcatttccatttttccaGCACAAACTTACAACATGGTACAAATGCAACTGCTTTTACAAGTGTGACACCAGGATAAAACGTTTTTGGATGCTCTCTTGCACGTGACGATagccaaggaaaaaaaatattcaaagcCTAGGgttttgctaaaatatgaatatggtttgaatgtattaggttaatcttattcttctccataaggaggtatatataagagtttacaGAGTGCTTTAtaaggaattagatacagtaaagaattatgaaagtatctcctaattatacaatgatttatcaactatataaaaataggaaaataaatcccttaattaatcaatgaaataaatccccttaattaattaggagactcacgtcaacactcctcctcaagttggtgcatatacgtcaccaatgcccaacttggtaagtgagtcatgAAATACTCTTTCACAAATAGCTTTGGTTAAGATATCTGCCAATTGATCTTATGATCTTACGAATGGTAGGCGGATaatcttcttctcaatttttttttttgataaaatgtcTATCCACTTTAACATGTTTAGTTTCGATaatgttgaactggattatggGCAATATCAATGGCTGATTTGTTATCAAGGTGTAACTCCATTGGCTTTTCTGGCTTGAAACCCAATTATGTCAATAGTCTTCTGATCCATAGTAATTCACAAACTCCATAAGCCATTCCTCGATACTCTGCTTCAGCACTAGACCGAGAAACCACATTTTGTTTATTACTCCGCCAAGTGACTAGGTTACCTCCCACAAAAGTGAAGTAATCTGAAGTAGAGCGTCTATCAGTAACTGAGccagcccaatcagcatctATATATCCAACAACTTCGATATCTCTATTTTTTGAGAACATTAATCATTTTCCAAGTGCTGACTTTAAGTATCTTAAAATTCGATCAACTGCATTCCTATAGAACACACTGAGtaaatgcataaattgactaaCCATACTCACGACATATGCAATATCTAGTCTTGTGTGAGCTAAATATATCAACCTTTCAACAAGGCGTTGGTACTGTTCCTTATTGGTTGGTTCTTGATCCATGTCTTCACATAAATTGTGATTCATCTTGATGGGTATATCAGCAGGTTTGCATCCAAGTATTCCTGTTTCAGTGAGCAGATATAATACATACTTCATTTGAGACAAAAATATACCAGTTGTGTACCTGGCTACTTCAATTCATAGAAAGTACTTCAGATCACCtaaatccttcatctcaaattcctgaGACAAATACTTCTGCAGTTTTAGTTGCTCTCCTTTGTCGTTTCCAGTTACGACtatgtcatccacataaacaATCAATGCAGTAAGTCTTCTTCCATCACGTTTCAAGAACAAAGTGTGATCTGCATTACTCTGTATATATCCAAATTCTTCATGGATTTAGTGAATCTGCCACACCATGCCCTGGGGGAttgctttaacccatataatgacTTTCTGAGCTTGCAAACTTGACTCTCTTGTCACGAGTTAAGTTATATCCTGGTGGTAAGTccatatatatttcttcttccaagtctccatgtaagaatgcatttttgacatcaaactgatgtagtggccaatcAAGATTTGCTGCTAGAGACAATAGGACTCTAATAGTGTTAATCTTGGCTATTGGGGCAAAGGTCTCCTTGTAGTCTATTTCATATCTCTGTGTGTACTCTTTCGCCACCAATCtagctttatatatttcaacgGACCCATCTGCTTTGAGTTTCACAGTATAAATCCACCTGTATCCTACTGTCTTCTTTCCATTAGGTAAGGGCACGAGTTCCCATCTGACATTCTTTTGGAGAGCttgcatttcttcattcatagcttctttccattttgggtCTTTTAGT
This window encodes:
- the LOC109949244 gene encoding uncharacterized protein LOC109949244 produces the protein MNLPKNDWSQPDNDQSLMTLPENYRSQLGSNRSLPENQPLPDMSSPCCPTQEEETDEILPTLETSSAPVPHQSLVEDVIQITSCPKIDNTNKISHDNLISEGTKPTYQLLERKNHGKPRVQYEADLKAKGKYLINNYISLSRLSESRVHYVKQLADISVPNNVTEALKDPKWKEAMNEEMQALQKNVRWELVPLPNGKKTVGYRWIYTVKLKADGSVEIYKARLVAKEYTQRYEIDYKETFAPIAKINTIRVLLSLAANLDWPLHQFDSNADHTLFLKRDGRRLTALIVYVDDIVVTGNDKGEQLKLQKYLSQEFEMKDLGILGCKPADIPIKMNHNLCEDMDQEPTNKEQYQRLVERDIEVVGYIDADWAGSVTDRRSTSDYFTFVGGNLVTWRSNKQNVVSRSSAEAEYRGMAYGVCELLWIRRLLT